One segment of Anatilimnocola aggregata DNA contains the following:
- a CDS encoding S41 family peptidase, translating into MPLRNLSVVFLAMLISVACYRTASRNRFVGTLAEAMNLVVENYVDEVDDRKLFEGAMEGMIDELDPYSKYTTPDELPKFQESIGQEFPGIGIVVELDEKEKRLKVRSPIPKLPAFMAGLKAGDIILKIDGQDTADKSLEDCTKMIRGEEGTLVKLEIKRASEEKPLTFEVQRAKIPIESVKGDRHDAAGEWIFNLPGHERLGYVRIVSFGERTVDELKTALETFGPGAKKIDGLIIDLRGNAGGLLTAAVGVCDAFLDTGLIVSTRGRNKVELEAHNARSDLAIPKNLPVIVLVDGFSASASEIVAACLQDHDRAMVAGQRSWGKGTVQKVYMLEGNKSALRLTFATYWRPSGKDIHKRRDAKDTDDWGVRPDEGLEVLISKELQEKLYQQRAERDVSAVEGMEPADSKPGKSEPPKAETKKPDSEDSTPVPPIPEPEPEGDTTGKAPVEDPQLQRAIEFFAKLKAKGAA; encoded by the coding sequence ATGCCGTTACGGAATCTCTCGGTCGTTTTTCTGGCAATGCTCATTTCGGTCGCCTGTTATCGCACTGCCAGCCGCAATCGCTTCGTAGGCACATTGGCCGAGGCGATGAACCTGGTCGTCGAAAACTACGTAGACGAAGTCGACGATCGCAAGCTGTTCGAAGGAGCCATGGAAGGGATGATCGACGAGCTCGATCCCTATTCCAAATACACCACGCCGGACGAACTGCCGAAGTTTCAAGAATCGATCGGCCAGGAGTTTCCCGGCATTGGCATTGTGGTGGAACTGGACGAAAAAGAAAAACGCCTAAAGGTCCGCAGTCCCATCCCCAAGTTGCCGGCATTTATGGCGGGACTCAAGGCGGGTGACATCATCCTGAAGATTGACGGTCAGGATACGGCCGACAAATCACTCGAAGACTGCACCAAGATGATTCGCGGCGAGGAAGGTACCCTCGTCAAACTGGAGATCAAGCGCGCCAGCGAAGAAAAGCCGCTGACCTTCGAAGTGCAGCGGGCGAAGATTCCGATCGAGTCAGTGAAGGGTGACCGTCACGACGCAGCCGGCGAATGGATTTTCAATCTGCCTGGGCACGAGCGGCTCGGTTATGTGCGCATCGTCAGCTTCGGAGAGCGTACGGTCGACGAACTGAAAACTGCGCTCGAAACATTTGGTCCCGGCGCAAAAAAAATCGATGGGCTGATTATCGACCTGCGCGGCAATGCCGGGGGCCTGTTAACCGCCGCAGTCGGCGTGTGCGATGCCTTTTTGGACACGGGGCTCATCGTCAGTACACGCGGCCGCAATAAGGTAGAACTCGAAGCCCACAATGCTCGGTCGGACCTGGCGATTCCCAAAAACTTGCCTGTAATAGTGCTTGTTGACGGTTTTTCGGCCAGTGCCAGTGAGATCGTCGCCGCTTGCTTGCAGGATCATGACCGAGCCATGGTGGCCGGGCAGCGTTCGTGGGGCAAAGGGACCGTGCAAAAGGTTTATATGCTAGAAGGAAATAAGAGTGCCCTGCGGCTGACATTTGCCACCTACTGGCGACCGAGCGGCAAGGACATTCATAAGCGACGTGATGCCAAAGACACTGATGATTGGGGCGTGCGGCCCGATGAAGGACTCGAAGTACTGATCAGCAAAGAACTGCAAGAGAAGCTCTACCAGCAGCGGGCTGAACGAGACGTTTCGGCCGTCGAAGGAATGGAACCAGCGGATTCAAAGCCAGGTAAGAGCGAGCCGCCGAAGGCAGAAACGAAGAAGCCCGATTCAGAAGACTCGACTCCCGTGCCACCGATTCCGGAACCAGAGCCCGAAGGAGACACCACCGGCAAAGCGCCCGTGGAAGATCCACAACTTCAGCGCGCAATCGAGTTCTTCGCGAAGCTCAAAGCCAAAGGGGCGGCCTGA
- the rsfS gene encoding ribosome silencing factor: MASTVSQVESRPSPTRSFSLATAAARAAEDNAGKNVVILDMRDQAPIFDYFVVATGSSQRQLRAMADAIDDVLQKEMACGRFGQEGYQDSPWLLIDFGTVVVHLFDEKTREYYRLEDLWSAAQPVAWK; encoded by the coding sequence GTGGCCAGCACTGTGAGCCAGGTCGAATCGCGTCCAAGTCCAACCCGCAGTTTTTCACTCGCGACCGCCGCTGCGCGGGCAGCTGAAGATAATGCCGGCAAGAATGTCGTCATCCTTGACATGCGCGACCAGGCACCGATTTTCGATTACTTCGTGGTCGCCACGGGTTCCAGCCAACGTCAGTTGCGGGCAATGGCTGACGCCATCGATGACGTGCTGCAAAAGGAAATGGCCTGTGGTCGCTTCGGGCAAGAAGGTTATCAGGACAGCCCCTGGCTGCTGATCGACTTCGGCACCGTTGTCGTCCATCTATTCGACGAAAAGACTCGCGAATACTACCGCCTGGAAGACCTCTGGTCAGCTGCTCAGCCGGTCGCGTGGAAGTAG
- the dprA gene encoding DNA-processing protein DprA produces MNHLSPQPARLAALRLALISGVGPITRQALLERFGTAEAVLRASLTELREVRGIGQKLGQAIQDSARDVDADEELAYCAAQQIQVLLDGDEKYPARLSEIPDPPGVLFMLGELQAIDEMAIAIVGTRHATAYGTQQAERLAGGLARAGYTIVSGLARGIDAAAHRGAIAAGGRTIAVLGSGIANVYPPEHRDLAKDVAAHGALLSEAPPRTPPLSGAFPQRNRLISGLSLGTIVVEAAERSGALITSKHASEQGREVFAVPGRVDNRMARGCHQLIRDGAKLVQDVDDVLEELGPLPQPSVREDGLQIRHPIELQLNPQEQAVLQAIGDEVCLIDEVIVQSGLPVPRVLSTLSVLEMRRLVRRVSGNRVQRS; encoded by the coding sequence GTGAACCATCTTTCACCACAGCCCGCACGTCTGGCTGCCCTGCGCCTGGCGCTGATTAGTGGCGTCGGCCCCATTACTCGGCAGGCATTGCTCGAACGCTTTGGCACGGCCGAAGCAGTTCTCCGCGCCTCGCTGACGGAACTACGCGAGGTGCGCGGCATCGGCCAGAAGCTTGGCCAGGCAATTCAGGATTCTGCTCGCGATGTCGATGCCGACGAAGAGCTCGCCTACTGCGCTGCGCAGCAAATCCAAGTGTTGCTTGATGGCGATGAAAAATATCCTGCCCGCCTGAGCGAGATTCCTGATCCGCCAGGTGTCTTGTTTATGCTGGGTGAGTTGCAAGCGATCGACGAAATGGCGATTGCCATCGTGGGAACTCGTCACGCCACGGCTTACGGCACGCAGCAGGCGGAGCGTTTGGCCGGTGGTCTCGCGCGAGCGGGTTACACTATCGTCAGCGGTCTAGCGAGGGGCATTGATGCTGCCGCTCATCGCGGTGCCATAGCGGCCGGGGGGCGTACCATCGCGGTTCTCGGTAGTGGTATTGCGAATGTCTATCCACCCGAGCATCGAGATCTGGCCAAGGACGTCGCCGCGCATGGAGCGCTGCTCAGCGAAGCCCCGCCGCGCACTCCGCCCCTGAGTGGAGCCTTCCCGCAGCGGAATCGATTGATCTCCGGCTTGAGCCTGGGGACCATTGTGGTGGAAGCGGCGGAGCGTTCAGGCGCCCTGATTACCTCGAAACATGCCAGCGAACAAGGTCGAGAAGTGTTCGCCGTGCCCGGGCGCGTCGACAATCGCATGGCCCGCGGTTGCCATCAACTGATTCGGGATGGTGCCAAGCTTGTGCAAGATGTCGATGATGTGCTCGAAGAACTCGGTCCGTTGCCGCAGCCAAGTGTGCGCGAAGATGGGCTGCAAATTCGTCACCCCATCGAACTGCAATTGAACCCGCAGGAGCAAGCCGTGTTGCAAGCGATTGGGGATGAAGTCTGCCTGATCGACGAGGTGATTGTCCAGAGTGGGCTCCCCGTTCCCCGCGTTCTTTCCACTCTCAGCGTGCTCGAAATGCGCCGCCTCGTCCGGCGTGTCAGCGGCAACCGCGTGCAGCGCTCCTAG
- a CDS encoding response regulator transcription factor gives MADTSTIHIIDDDSAVRESLLALVQMRGLTAKAYSSAESFLTALKPSDTGCVVSDVRMPGMSGLQLLEKLAEAKSNLPVIIITAYADVPTAVRAMQAGAVTFLEKPCNEADLIEAIQQALNLEQAQAALRKQKSDVENKLTTLSEDEIAVMRKMLEGLPNKRIASDLDIGLRTVELRRSNIMKKMGAGSLAELVRLALLVDFFKSEEKA, from the coding sequence ATGGCAGACACAAGCACAATTCACATTATTGATGACGACTCTGCCGTGCGCGAGTCTTTGCTCGCCCTGGTTCAGATGCGGGGACTCACCGCCAAGGCCTATTCGTCGGCGGAATCGTTTCTTACCGCACTGAAGCCGTCCGACACCGGTTGCGTCGTTTCAGACGTGCGCATGCCGGGCATGTCGGGACTGCAGTTGCTGGAAAAATTGGCGGAGGCGAAAAGTAACCTGCCGGTCATCATCATCACGGCCTATGCCGATGTGCCCACCGCCGTGCGTGCAATGCAAGCTGGAGCGGTTACATTCCTGGAAAAGCCGTGCAACGAAGCCGATTTGATTGAGGCCATTCAACAGGCACTCAACCTGGAACAGGCTCAAGCCGCGTTGCGCAAGCAGAAGTCGGATGTTGAAAATAAACTGACCACCCTCAGCGAAGATGAGATTGCGGTCATGCGCAAGATGCTTGAGGGGTTGCCTAATAAGCGTATCGCGTCGGACCTAGATATTGGCCTGCGAACAGTTGAACTGCGCCGCTCGAACATTATGAAAAAGATGGGGGCAGGCTCCCTGGCCGAGCTAGTTCGCCTCGCACTTCTGGTGGATTTCTTCAAATCGGAAGAGAAGGCTTAA